The Streptomyces sp. NBC_01268 genome segment CGATCGACGTGGATGTCCCGCTGCGGAACGTCTACAACCAGTGGACCCAGTTCGAGGACTTCCCGCACTTCATGGAGGGCGTGGAGGACGTCCGGCAGATCGACGACAGCCACTGCCACTGGAGCACCAAGGTCGGCGGAGTCCGGCGCGAGTTCGACACCGAGATCATCGACCAGCTCCCGGACGAGCGCATCGCCTGGCGCACCGTGGGCGGCGACGTCAAGCAGAAGGGTGTCGTCACCTTCCAGTCGCTCGACCCGGACCACACGCGGGTACGGCTGGCCATGGACATGGACCCGCAGGGCATGACCGAGAAGGCCGGCGACGCGCTCGGCTTCCTGGACCGCCGCGTCAAGGGTGACCTCAAGCGGTTCAAGGGCTTCATCGAGGAGCACGGGCACGAGACCGGCCAGTGGCGCGGCCGCATCCGCCCGTCCGACAGGACGTCGCCCGGCGGGATGGCGACCGGCGGGCCGCCCTCCGGGCAGACGCCCCCCGGTGGGATGACCCCGGATCCGCTGCGGGACGGGGGCCCCATGGGCGGTGGCACGACGGGTCAGCCCGGGCCCCGCCCCGCCCCCGACACCTGGCAGCTGCCGCCGGGGCCGGGTGACCCGGGAATCCGCTGACGCCGCCGCGTTCCCCACCCGGACGACAAGGCGTCCGACGGGGCGAACCAGACCCTGCCCGTGCCCGCCCCGCCGGACGCCGAACGCCGGACCGACGCGGGCGGCCGCGGCAGGGCCTGACAGATCCGACGGGCCGCCGTAGGCATCGGCCGGGCCGGGCTGGGCAGACGCTCACCGGTGGGTCGCGCCTCACGTAGTACAGGAGCACCGATGCGCACCGTCGGAGTCGAAGAGGAACTGCTGCTCGTCAGCGCCACGACCGGGGCGCCGATCGCCGTCTCGTCCGCGGTGCTCGCCGCCCTGGCGCTCGGCGGTGACGAACACGCGCGGGGCGTCTTCGAGAAGGAGCTGCACCAGGAGCAGCTGGAATTCGCCACCCGTCCCCTGAGCGACATGCGCGAACTGCGCACCGAGATCGTCCGGTGGCGCGGTGAGGCCGCCCGCCACGCGAAGGAGGCGGGGGCGGGGGTCGCCGCCCTGGCGACCTCGCCGCTGCCCGTGGAGCCCTCCAGGAACCTCGGCCGCCGCTACCGCTGGATGGCGGAACAGTTCGCCCTCACCACGCAGGAACAGCTGACCTGCGGGTGTCACGTCCACGTGTCCGTGGAGTCCGACGAGGAGGGCGTCGGCGTGCTGGACCGGATCCGGCCCTGGCTGTACCTCCTCAACGCGATCAGCGGCAACTCGCCGTTCTGGGGCGGCCAGGACAGCGGGTACAGCAGCTACCGGAGCCGCGTCTGGAACCGGTGGCCGTCCGCCGGGCCGTACGAGCCGTTCGGCAGCGCCGAGGGCTATCACGAGCAGGTGCGCGACATGCTGGCCACCGGTGTCCTGCGCGACAAGGGTATGATCTACTTCGACGCCCGGCTCTCCCACAGCTACCCCACCGTGGAGATCCGCGTCGCCGACGTCTGTCTGGACGTGGACACCACCGTGCTGGTGGCGACCCTCGCCCGCGGCCTCGTCGAGACCGCCGCCCGCGCCTGGCGCGAGGGCGCGCCGCCCGCCCGCGTCCCGGTGGGCGTGCTGCGGCTCGCGTCCTGGCGGGCCGCCCGGTCCGGACTCCGCGGGCCGTTGCTCGACCCCCGCACCCTGCGCGAGACTCCGGCCGAGGCGGCCCTGGAGGTCCTGCTCGACCACACCGACGCGGCCCTGCGCGCCTGCGGCGACCGCGACCGGGCGCATCGGACCCTGGCGGCCCTGATCACCCGCGGCGGCGGCGCACAGCGACAGCGCGAACTCCACCGGGACGGCCGGGACCTCGTTGAGGTGGTTCGGGAGTGCGTACGGATCACGGCCGACGCCGACGCCTGACGGTGCCCGTGTCCGCATCTGTGCCCGTACGCGCACCCCGGTCCACGCTGCGGCGCCGAACCCGTCGCGCCGTGTCACGCAGCCAGAGGGCGCTGCGTTTGGGCGTGCGGGACTGGGTCCCGCGGTCGACGCGCACGATGCCGAAGCGGCCCGCGTAGCCGTACGCCCATTCGAAGTTGTCGAGCAGGGACCAGACGAAGTAGCCCCGCACGTCGGCTCCGGCGGTACGGGCCCGGGAGACGGCCGCCAGGTGGGCGGAGAGGTAGGCGGTGCGCGCCGCGTCGTCGACGAAGCCGTCGGCGTCCGGCTGGTCGTCGTAGGCGGCGCCGTTCTCCGTGACGATCATCGGGGTGCCGGGGTAGTCGCGTGCGACGCGCAGGAGCAGGTCGGTGAGGTCGTGGGGCATGACCTCCCAGCCGAGGCCGGTGACCGGGAGGCCGCCGTGCGGGAGGGCCCGGGTGACGGGGAGGCCGCGGGCGCCGGCGGCCGAGCCGTGCTCGTCCACGCCCGAACTGCGCATCGAGCGATAGTAGTTGACGCCGAGGGTGTCGATGGGGGCGGCGATGACCTCCAGGTCGCCGGCGCGGACGGGGATCTCGATCCGGTGGGCGGCGAGGTCCTCGATCAGGTCCCGCGGATAGCGGCCGCGCAGGATCGGGTCGAGGTAGAAGCGGAAGCCGAAGGCGTCGGCCCGGCGGGCCGCCTCACGGTCGGCGGCGGAGTCCGTGGCGGGGCCGCTGGTGCCCAGGAGGTGGGTGACGGCGAGGTCGAGCGGTCGGCGGGCGGCGGCGCGCAGCCGCTGGACGGCGAGGCCGTGCGCGAGGTGCAGGTGGTGGACGGCCCGGACGCCGTCGGCGAGGGAGCGGCCGCCCGGCGCGTGGACGCCCTCGACATGGCCGAGGACCGCCGAGCAGAACGGCTCGTTGAGCGTGGTCCAGTGGGTGACGCGGTCGCCGAGGCGGGCGTGGACGAGCTCGGCGTAGTCGGCGAACCGGAAGGCGGTGTCACGGGTCGGCCAGCCGCCGGCGTCCTGGAGCTCCTGGGGCAGGTCCCAGTGGTAGAGGGTCAGCCAGGGCGTGACGCCGCGGTCGAGGAGCTCGTCGACCAGACGGTCGTAGAAGGCGAGTCCCGCCGGGTTCGCCGGGCCCCGCCCGCCGGGCTGGACCCGGGACCACGAGACGGAGAAGCGGTAGCTGTCGAGGCCGAGCGCGGCGAGGAGGGCCACGTCCTCGGGCATGCGGTGGTAGTGGTCGCAGGCCACGTCGCCGGTGTCGCCGTCCGCGACGGCGCCGGGCACGCGGCAGAAGGTGTCCCAGATGGAGGGGGTGCGGCCGTCCTCGGCGGCGGCACCCTCGATCTGGAAGGCGGAGGTGGCGGCGCCGAGCCGGAAGTCCGGGGGCAGGAGGCCGATCACGGCCTCGTCGTCGGTCGCGGCGTACGGGCTCCACGTCATGGCGTACGGACTCCTCGGAGGGCGTCGGTACGGCCCGGGCGCGCCGTGCGGGCGTCCGGGCCGTACGGGGGAGGGGACGGGAAGAGGCACGGGTGGAAGAGGGACGGGTGACGCGGGCGGGGAGGGGCGCCGGAAGCGGACCGGGCCGGACCGGACCGGACCGGACCGGGAAGGGTCAGGGCAGGCGGTAGTCGGCGCCCAGGACGGCTCCGCGTCCGGGCTGGTTCTGGTCGTAGCCGCGGGCGTCGCACTGGAGGCCGCCCACGACGCAGTGGTCGACGAGGGCCTTCAGGGTGCGGTCCTCCCATGCGTTGAAGAAGTCGTAGTGGAAGGAGTGGCCGCTGCCACTGGAGAGCCGCACCCGTGCCATGTCGCCGGCGACCGGGAAGGCCATCTTGAACTCGACCATCGGCACGGCCACGGGGTGCGACGGCGGGCAGACGTCGTCGTTGGTGCCGGGCTTGACCACGGGGTACGCCATGTGGCTCCGGTGGTCGGGGGTGTCGAGGTACCGGCCGTCCCAGCAACTCGGGGACTGCATGCGGATGTTGAGCTGGGTGCCGGCCGGGCAGTGAGCGGGGAAGTCGACGTTCTTGAAGCTGTCGCCGCACTCCCACCCCTCGACCCAGCCGTCATGGGCGCGGAACTCCTCGGCGGACTGGGTGGGGCTGCCGACGACGAACCGCAGCCCTTTCGGGAAGGGCCGCACGCTCCGGTAGTCGGTGACCCCCGACTTGTAGTAGATGACCTGCGGGCCGACGGGCAGGACCTTCCGGTCGCCGTCGAACAGCGAGGGCATCCAGTACGCGGAGGCGTCGGCCGGTGCGTTGCAGGTGGTCGGGCGGTCGACGAGCGTCGCCGTGACGGAGTGGGCGTTCGTGGTGGTGTTGCCCAGGAACGTGTGGTCGTGCGAGGCGCCGGGCTGCCCCGGGTAGACGATCGGGTCGTCCGGCGCGCTGTGGCCGGCGGCACAGTTGGCCTGGAACTCGTGGAAGTAGGCCGGGGGCGGCACTTCCTGGGAGGGAGTGACCCCGGTGACGGGCGGGTTCGCGGGGATGTAGCCGTCGCCGTCCGGGTCGTCCCCGGAGGGCAGGGCGGAGGCGGCCATGGCGTGCCCGAGGTGCGGGGCGGCGGCCGGGGCGCCGCCGCGGGCGGTCGTGCCACCGGCTGCCGTGACGGCGTCGACGGAGAGGGCGGACACGCCCAGGGCGGTGGCGAGCAGTAAGGCGGACAGGGTACGGCCGCGGATTCTCATCGGACTTCTCCTCAGGTGGTCTGCTGTCCGGGGTTCCTGGATCGGGTGCGGGTCAGGCGTAGATGCCGAGTTCGTACAGCGAGTAGCCCCAGCCGGTGGCCCGGGCGGTGAGCCGGAGGCGTACGTGGCGGGCGGTGGCGGCCGCGTCGATCGTGTCGACGTCGCCGTCGCCGGCGGTCGTGGTGTGGACGGTGCGCCAGGTCGCCCCGTCGTCGGACACCTGGACCTCGTAGGCCCGCGCGTAGGCCGGGTCCCAGACCAGCTGGAGCCGGCTGAAGGAGCGCACGGATCCGAGGTCGACCCGGATCCACTGCGGGTCGCTCCAGTCGCTCGCCCAGCGGGTGGCGGCGTTCCCGTCGGTGGCACGCTCGGGCGGGCAGGGGCAGTCGCCGTACGAGGACTGGGAGGAGGAGGCGGTGGTGGGGCGGCCGAGGGCGATGTTCGTGCCCGCGACGGGCGGCGCGACGACCCGGACGGACCGGGCCTCGATCCCGGCGTTGCCGTGCCCGTCCTCGGCCTGGACGTACACCTTCCACACGCCCAGCTTCTGCGGCGCGGTGACGGCGAACGCGCCGTCGGGGAGGGTGCGTCGGGTGACCTCGACGAGCCGCTTGTCGCCGTCGGCGTAGTTCCCGCTGAGGAAGATCCGGGTGGTGACGGGGTCGCCGTCGGGGTCGCGGACGTCGGCGCGGACGGTGAACTCGCCGCCCGCCGGGGCGGATCCGGAGGGCGTCACGCTCATCCCGCCGATCACCGGTGGTGTGTTGTCGCCCGCGGTGCTGCCGCTGTACGCCTTCTTCACCGCGTAGTACGAGAGGCGCTTGAGGCCGTCGGGCAGGAGGTTGAACCAGACCCCGCCGAAGTCGTGCTCGGTGCCGTAGTGGAAGACGGTGGCGCCGAGGGCCACGCCCCGGTGTCCGGTGACGCAGTTCCAGGCGCGGGTGTAGCCCTCGGCCTTCTGCACGTCCGTGGGCTCGTCGGCGACCCCGTTGGCGTCCTTCGGCGTCTCCCACTCGCCGGCCGGGCCGGTCTCGGTGATGAGGTACGGCTTGGTGTAGCCGCCGTCCGTCCAGTCCTGGCGCACGCCGCAGATGTCGCCGTAGGCGTTCATCGAGTACAGGTCCAGGTCCGGCGCGTTGCGCCGGTAGTACGGCCAGGCGCCGGTCCAGGCGTCCGTGGAGGTCACGGGGTGGTCGGGGTCGATGGTGTGGATCTTCTTGGCGACGTCGTTGACGAAGGTGGTGTACGCGTTGCGCTGCGCTTCGAGCTCGGCGCCGCCGTAACAGTTCTGGAGGCCGAGGACGGACTCGTTGCCGACGTTCCACATGAGCGTCGCGGGGTGGGACCGGTACGTCTCGACCCACTTCGCGACCTCGTCGAGCATGGTGCTCCTGTACGCGGTGTCGGTCACGTAGTTCACGCAGCCGCCGGAGCCGGGACCGCCGCCCGGCTGCAGCCAGAAGCCGTTGATGACGCGGATGCCGTGCGCGGCCGCCGTGTCGAGCAGGGGTTTCGTGCCGCCGTCGGTGCCCCAGGTGCGGAGGGTGTTGACGCCCATCGCCTTCACGTCGGGCATGTAGCGGGCGGCGTCCGCGACGGCCGGACCCCAGGTGACGCCCTTGACGGTGTACGGCTGGCCGCCCGCGGTCAGCTGCCAGTCGCCCTGGGTGCCGGTGACCCGGACCGCCCCGCCGGGCGCGGGCGGCTCGTCGGCGGGGGTGCCGTACACCTGGAACTCCCACAGGGAGTAGCCGTATCCGGTGCCCCGGCGGAGACCGTTCATCCGGACGTAGCGGCCGGTGCCGGAGAGCGTGAGGTCGTCGGTGCCTCCGTCCCCGGCGGTCACGGAGGTCACCGTGTGCCAGTCCGTGCCGTTGTCGGAGAGCTGGATGTCGTACGCACTGCCGTAGGCGGCCTCCCAGGTCAGGACGGCCCGGCTGAGGTCGGCGCGCCGGCCCAGGTCGATCCGGATCCACTGGGCGTCGCTCCACTGGCTGGCCCAGCGGGTGCCGGTGAGGTCGCCGTCGACGACGGCGCCCGGGGCGAAGGGGCCCTCCTCGGAGGACGCGGTGACGGGCCTGCCCTGGGAGAGCAGGGCGGGCGCCGCGCCGGCGGGGGCGGCGGTGAGGGCGGTGAGGGAGGCGGCGAGCAGGGCGCCGAGGGAGACGAGCGAGACGAGGGGCGCTGTCGTGCGGGCAAGCCGGTGACGACGTGGTGCCGTCGGAGTGTGCGCGGACATGGCGGCTCCTGGACGGGCAAGGGGGTGGGGGCCTTCCGGGCGGCCCGCGGGGACGGTCGGCCGCCCGGAAGGGGGCTGCGGGGCCGGCGCCGCGCGGCGTGAGGGGGCGCGGCGCCGGCGGGGCCGTCAGGGGAAGCTGACGACGGTCGAGGGGACGGTCGCGGTGCCCTCGGTGGGGGCGCCGGTGTCGTTGATGACGTGGTTGAACTGCCCGTTGCCGCCGAGCGAGACGGTCAGCAGGCCGTGGAACCTCACGCCGGGCTTCACCGGGGCCTTGAAGCCGTGGTCCTGACGGATCGTCGGGTCGACGTTGTAGTAGCAGTAGCTGCCGAGCCCCCAGCCCTCGTGGGTGGTCACCGAGTCGTCGACGCGGTAGGCGGCGTACCCCTTGGTGGCCCCGTTCTGGACGGCGGCCTGGTTCGGGGCGTCGTAGGCCTTCTCGTTCTGGAAGAACACGGTGCGCCCGCGGTCGCCGTACCACTCGACGTCGTACTTGTTGAAGTGCTCCACGAACAGGCCCGTGGCGAGCACGTCGTCGCCGTTGACGCGGACGCCGTAGTCGGCCCGGTTGGTCTCCCAGCCGACGCCCTCGCCGTGGTCGGCCCGCCAGACCCAGGTGTGGTCCACGAGGGTGTCGTCGTTGTTGACGATGATGCCGACGGTGGCCTTGCCGGCGCCCGCGCCGCCGACCCGGACGTAGACGTCCTGCACGGTGGTGGGGTTGGCGGCGTGGTCGGCGCCGGCGTTCTGCGGGCCGACCTCCAGGAGCGAGGGCGAGTTGACCGGGCCCGCGTCGAGCAGGAAGCCCGCGAGCCGGACGCCGTCGACGTCGGCGACGCGCATCGCGGTCACCCCGTTGTCCGGGACGAGCGTGGCCAGGCCCAGTCCGAGGACGATCGTGTTCGCCCGGTTCACCTCGATCGTCCGGTCGACGTGGTAGACACCGGGCGTGAACAGCAGGTGCAGGCCCTGGGCGAGCGCCTGGTTGAGGGTGGCGGCGGTGGCACCGGGCTTGACGACGTAGAACTGGCTCAGCGGGATCTTCTCGCCCTGGGGCGCGCCGTTCGCCCAGGTGGTGCCGCGGGCGTTGGTCCGCTTGGCCGGGGAGAACACCTTGTACTGGTTGTCCTCCCAGATCAGGTACGGCTTCTCGCGGGAGACCGGGGTGGTGTCGAGGGTGGTGTACCTCGGCTCGGGGAAGGCCTGCGCGGGGGCGCCCTCGGTGCCGGAGAAGACCTGGTTCCAGACGGAGTTGGACCAGCCGCCGATGGAGCTGTCGCGGGTGTACCACTGCTGCTGCGAGTAGTTGCCGACCTGGCCGTCGATCTTCGAGTCGGCGATGTAGCCGCCGCTGGCCCAGCCGTAGCCGTTGGGTGCCAGGTTCAGCCCGCCCTTGACGTGCATGCGGCGGAACGACGAGGCCTGGGCGACGGCCCAGCGGTCCGTGCCGTTCACCGGGTTCAGGGCGAGGCCCTCGGCGCCGCGCCAGAAGTTCTGGGTGGCGTTGCCGTTGAACCAGCCCGCGTCGACGGTGACGTCGCCGTTGATCGTGGTGTCGTCGGGGCGGACGCCGAGACCCGCGATCTGCGTGTAGAAGCCGATCTGGGCGTTGAGGCCGTTGTACGTGCCCGGCTTGAAGAGGAAGGCGTGCCGGCCGTTGCCGAACTGGGCCGACTCCTGCTGCCGGAAGACGTCGTCCAACTGGCCCTGGACGTTCGGCGTGGTCGGGTCGACGACGTGCACGTTGGGGCCGAGGTCGCCGCCGCCGGGAAGGGGCGTGCCGCCGCCGGCCGGGGTGCCGTACACCTGGAACTCCCACAGGGAGTAGCCCCAGGCGGTGCCCCGGACCAGGCCGTTCATCCGGACGTAGCGGCCGGTGCCGGAGAGGGCGATGTCGTCGGTGCCGCCGTCGCCGCCGGTCACCGTGGTGACGGTGCGCCAGTCGGTGCCGTTCTCCGAGGCCTGGATCTGGTAGCTCTTGCCGTAGGCGGCCTCCCAGGTCAGGACGGCGCCGCTGAGCGTGGCGCTCTGGCCGAGGTCGACCTGGAGCCACTGGGCGTCGGTCCAGTCGCTCGCCCACCGGGTCCCGGCGAGGTCGCCGTCGACGGCGCCGCCCGCGGTGAACGGGCCTTCGGTGGAGGAGGCGGTGGCCGGCTTCCCCTGGGAGAGCAGGGCGGGTGCGGCGGAGGCCGTCGCGGCGGGGACGACCGCGAGGAGGCCGCCGGCGAGCGAGGCGACGAGGGCGCCGACGGTGGTCCGTCGGACGGCTGGGACGGGGCGCCGGAAGGCCGGCGGGGACCCGACGGAAGACATGGGGGCTCCTGGGGGGAGGTGGGGGAAGGGGGGAGAGCGTTCTCAGAAACCTTGCCCGGCGGGGGAGTTGGTGGTCAAGGCGTGCGACAAGGCTTTTCTTTTGTCTTTCATTAAGTGTCGATTCCAGCCTTTCCGGAGACCGCCGGAGACCCGCGGAGACCGCGGGAGCCGCGGGGCCGCGGCTCCGCACGCGGACGACCCGCTGCCGGTGAAGCCGGTGGCAGCGGGTCGTCCGAAGGTGGTGGGGTCAGCTGTGGTCCGCCCGATGGGCGCGGATGAGCTCCGCGTACCGCCGGCCGCTCGTCTTGACCGTCCGGCGCTGGGTCGCGTAGTCCACGTGCACCAGGCCGAAGCGCTTGTCGTAGCCGTAGGCCCACTCGAAGTTGTCGAGCAGGGACCAGGCGTAGTAGCCGGCCAGCGGAGCGCCCTTGCGCACGGCGCGGGCGCAGGCCGCGAGGTGCTGCTCCAGGTAGCGGGTGCGGTCCGGGTCGTGCACCTGGCCGTCGGGGCCGACGGTGTCGGGGAAGGCGCAGCCGTTCTCGGTGACGTACAGCTCGCGCACCCCGTACTCCTCGGTGAGGCGCAGCAGGAAGGCCTCCAGGCCGCCGGCGTCGATCTGCCAGTCCATACCGGTCCGCGGCACGTCGGGGAGCCGTACCGCGCGGGCGTGCGGGACGGGCCCCGCCGGGTCGTCGGCGACCGTCTCCGGGAAGTAGTAGTTGAGGCCGTGCCAGTCGAGCGGGGCCGCGATCAGCTCCGCGTCGCCGGGCCGCTCGGGGAGGTCGACGCCGTACAGCTCGCGCATGTCGGCGGGGAAGCCGCGGCCGTAGACCGGGTCGAGCCACCAGCGGTTGGTGTGCCCGTCGGCGCGGCGGGCCGCCGCGACGTCCTCGGGGCGGGTGGAGGCGGGGGCGATGGTGGAGTGGTTGGTGACGAGGCCGATCCGGGCGCCGGGGACGGCGGCGCGGACGGCGGCGGTGGCGAGGCCGTGGCCGAGGAGCAGGTGGTAGGAGGCGCGGACGGCGGCGGTGAGGTCGGTCAGGCCCGGGGCCATCCGCCCCTCCAGATGCCCGATCCAGGCCGAGCAGAGCGGCTCGTTGAGCGTGGCCCACCGGGTGACCCGGTCACCGAGGCGGCCGGCCACGACGGCGGCGTAGGCGGCGAAGTGCTCGGCGGTGGCGCGCTCGGTCCACCCGCCGCGGTCCTGGAGGGCCTGCGGCAGGTCCCAGTGGTAGAGCGTGACGTTGGGGGTGATGTCGGCGGCGAGGAGGGCGTCGACGAGCCGGTCGTAGAAGTCGAGCCCGGCCGCGTTGACGGGGCCGTCGCCACCGGGCAGGACGCGGGGCCAGGCGATCGACATCCGGTACGCGTCGGTGCCGAGCTCCTTCATGAGGGCGATGTCCTCGGGCCAGCGGTGGTAGTGGTCGCAGGCCGTGTCGCCGTGGTCCGCGTTGTCGATCTTGCCGGGGGTGTGGCTGAAGGTGTCCCAGATGGAGGGGGCCCGCCCGTCCTCGGCGACGGCGCCCTCGATCTGGTAGGCGGAGGTGGCGGTGCCCCAGGCGAAGTCGGCAGGGAAGGCCCCCAGGTCGAGCGTGCGGTGGTGAGTGGATTCGGACACGGGGCACCTTTTCGTGACGGGCCGGAGGGCGGCGGAGGGAGCGACTCGGACGGCGGGCGCGGCGGGGCGGGTCACTTGACCGCGCCCGCCGTGAGGCCGGTGACGAGGTAGCGCTGCAGCAGGAGGAACCCGGCGACGACGGGCACGCTCACCACGAGGGAGGCGGCCATGACCTGGTTCCAGTAGACGTCGTTCTGGGTGGCGTAGCCCTGGAGGCCGACGGCCAGGGTCCGGGTGGTGTCGTTGGTCATGACGGAGGCGAAGAGCACCTCGCCCCAGGCGGTCATGAAGGCGTAGACGGCGACCGCGACGATGCCCGGGGACGCGGCGGGGACGATCACCCGGAGCAGGGCGCCGACCGGGCCGCAGCCGTCGACTTTGGCGGCCTCGTCGAGCTCCCGGGGGATCGAGTCGAAGTACCCGGTGAGCATCCAGACGGAGAAGGGCAGGGAGAAGGTCAGATAGGTGAGGATCAGGCCTTCGCGCGAGCCGAAGAGCGCGATGCCGGTGGCGTTTCCGATGTTGACGTAGAGGAGGAAGAGCGGCAGCAGGAAGAGGATGCCGGGGAACATCTGCGTCGACAGGACGGTGACGGCGAAGACCCGCTTGCCGCGGAAGTCGTAGCGGCTGAGGGCGTACGCGGCGAAGACCGCCACCGCGACGGAGAGCACGGTCGCCGCGCTCGCCACGGCCAGCGAGTTCACGAAGTAGTCGGCGAGCGGGACGGTGTCCCAGATGTCGAGGTACGGGCGGACCGTGAGACCGGAGGGGATCCACCGGAACTTCCCGGACACGTCGGCCAGGGGCTTCAGGGAGCTGGAGACCATCACGTACACCGGCAGCAGCACGAAGCCGGTGAGCAGGGTGAGGAAGATCCGGCGGGTCCAGAGGAAGGAGCGCGGGGCGGCCATCGGGGAGCGGGGGGCGCGCCCGCGGGGGCGGGCCGCCGGGGCGGCGGCGAGCGCCGTGCCACCAGGGTGGGGCTCAGGCATCGGAGGACTTCCTTCCCCTGGTGGTGAGCAGGAGGTAGACGCCCGTGACGAGGAGCAGGAAGAGCAGGAGCAGCACGGACATCGCCGATCCGGTGCCGAAGTTCCACGTCTGGAAGGACGACTGGTAGATGTGCAGGGAGATCAGGTCGGCCGCTTCCGGAGCCGCCTTGCCGAAGAGCACGAACGGCGTGTTGAAGTCGTTGAACGTCCACAGGAACAGCACCAGGACGAGGACCTGGTTGACCTGCCGCAGCGACGGCAGGGTGATGTGGCGGACCTGCTTCCACACCCCGGCCCCGTCGAGGGCGGCCGCCTCGTACATGTCCCGGGGGATGTTCTGCAGACCGGCCATGACCGTGAGGAAGGCGAACGGCCAGCCCTTCCAGACGGAGACCACGAGCAGCGCCCAGAAGCTGTTGTCGCCGATGAGCCAGAACAGGGGGCTGTCGCCGATGCCCAGCTGGTCGTGCAGCACGTGGTTGATCAGGCCGTTGTCCCGCTGGAACATGAACGACCAGGTGATGACCGCCGCGTAGACCGGCAGGGCGTAGGGGACGAGGAACAGGGTCCGCAGGATGCCGCGGCCGCGGAAGTTCTCCTGGAGGAAGACGGCGGCGGCCGTGCCGAGGAGCCAGCACAGGGCCACCGACGCCAGGGTGAACAGGCAGGTGGTGAGGAAGGACTTCAGGAGCGCCTGGCCGACCGGCGCGTCGAAGTCGATCGAGACGCCGTAGTTGTCGAGGCCGGCCCAGGGCGCGGCCGACCAGTCCCGGATGAAGAACTGGGTGAGTTCCTTGAAGCTCATCCCGATGCCCATGAGCATCGGCAGGAGGTGGACGAGGAGTTCGAGGACGAGTGCGGGGAACAGCAGCAGGTAGGGGAGGGCGATGCGGCGGCGCCCGGAGCGGTGCGGTGCGGGCGCCTCACCGGGTGCGGCCTTGCGCACCGCGCGCTCACTCCGCTGAGTGACGGCGGTCTGGGTCATGGAGGCGCTGCCTACTTCTTCGGCATCTGCTGCTGGGCCTTGTCCAGCTTGGCCCGCACGGACTCGGCGGTGACCGGGCGGCCGGCGGCGGCGTCGGCGAAGAGCTCCTTCACCGCGGTGCCGACGACGGTCTCGAACTGGGACTCCTCCGGGACCTGAGGCAGCGCGGAGGCGCTCTGGGCGAGGGTGTCGCGGATGACCGCGAGCGAGGCCGTGCCGAAGGCGGCGTCGGCCTGCGCGGTCTTGACCGGCGGGACGGAGCCGTACGTCTTGTTGAGGAGGATCTGCTCCTCGTCGCCGGTCATGAACTTCACGAACCGGAGGGCGCCGTCCAGGTTCCTGGTGTTCTTGAAGACGGAGATGTTGATGCCGGCGACCATCGAGTTGGTCTGGGCCCCCTGGCCGGGCGCGCCGGACGGGACGGGGGCCGGGACGACGCCCCACTCCTCGGGCTTCATGCCCTGGGCGGCGAAGGTCTGGGAGGGCGTCTGCCACAGGACCATGCCGGTGCGGTTCTTGGCGAAGTCGGCGAGCGACTGGTTCTGCGCGTACTCGGCGTTGCCGGGCGCGACGATCTTCGAGGCGGCCATCAGGTCG includes the following:
- a CDS encoding discoidin domain-containing protein, producing MSSVGSPPAFRRPVPAVRRTTVGALVASLAGGLLAVVPAATASAAPALLSQGKPATASSTEGPFTAGGAVDGDLAGTRWASDWTDAQWLQVDLGQSATLSGAVLTWEAAYGKSYQIQASENGTDWRTVTTVTGGDGGTDDIALSGTGRYVRMNGLVRGTAWGYSLWEFQVYGTPAGGGTPLPGGGDLGPNVHVVDPTTPNVQGQLDDVFRQQESAQFGNGRHAFLFKPGTYNGLNAQIGFYTQIAGLGVRPDDTTINGDVTVDAGWFNGNATQNFWRGAEGLALNPVNGTDRWAVAQASSFRRMHVKGGLNLAPNGYGWASGGYIADSKIDGQVGNYSQQQWYTRDSSIGGWSNSVWNQVFSGTEGAPAQAFPEPRYTTLDTTPVSREKPYLIWEDNQYKVFSPAKRTNARGTTWANGAPQGEKIPLSQFYVVKPGATAATLNQALAQGLHLLFTPGVYHVDRTIEVNRANTIVLGLGLATLVPDNGVTAMRVADVDGVRLAGFLLDAGPVNSPSLLEVGPQNAGADHAANPTTVQDVYVRVGGAGAGKATVGIIVNNDDTLVDHTWVWRADHGEGVGWETNRADYGVRVNGDDVLATGLFVEHFNKYDVEWYGDRGRTVFFQNEKAYDAPNQAAVQNGATKGYAAYRVDDSVTTHEGWGLGSYCYYNVDPTIRQDHGFKAPVKPGVRFHGLLTVSLGGNGQFNHVINDTGAPTEGTATVPSTVVSFP
- a CDS encoding GH1 family beta-glucosidase, with the protein product MSESTHHRTLDLGAFPADFAWGTATSAYQIEGAVAEDGRAPSIWDTFSHTPGKIDNADHGDTACDHYHRWPEDIALMKELGTDAYRMSIAWPRVLPGGDGPVNAAGLDFYDRLVDALLAADITPNVTLYHWDLPQALQDRGGWTERATAEHFAAYAAVVAGRLGDRVTRWATLNEPLCSAWIGHLEGRMAPGLTDLTAAVRASYHLLLGHGLATAAVRAAVPGARIGLVTNHSTIAPASTRPEDVAAARRADGHTNRWWLDPVYGRGFPADMRELYGVDLPERPGDAELIAAPLDWHGLNYYFPETVADDPAGPVPHARAVRLPDVPRTGMDWQIDAGGLEAFLLRLTEEYGVRELYVTENGCAFPDTVGPDGQVHDPDRTRYLEQHLAACARAVRKGAPLAGYYAWSLLDNFEWAYGYDKRFGLVHVDYATQRRTVKTSGRRYAELIRAHRADHS
- a CDS encoding carbohydrate ABC transporter permease encodes the protein MAAPRSFLWTRRIFLTLLTGFVLLPVYVMVSSSLKPLADVSGKFRWIPSGLTVRPYLDIWDTVPLADYFVNSLAVASAATVLSVAVAVFAAYALSRYDFRGKRVFAVTVLSTQMFPGILFLLPLFLLYVNIGNATGIALFGSREGLILTYLTFSLPFSVWMLTGYFDSIPRELDEAAKVDGCGPVGALLRVIVPAASPGIVAVAVYAFMTAWGEVLFASVMTNDTTRTLAVGLQGYATQNDVYWNQVMAASLVVSVPVVAGFLLLQRYLVTGLTAGAVK
- a CDS encoding carbohydrate ABC transporter permease, which encodes MTQTAVTQRSERAVRKAAPGEAPAPHRSGRRRIALPYLLLFPALVLELLVHLLPMLMGIGMSFKELTQFFIRDWSAAPWAGLDNYGVSIDFDAPVGQALLKSFLTTCLFTLASVALCWLLGTAAAVFLQENFRGRGILRTLFLVPYALPVYAAVITWSFMFQRDNGLINHVLHDQLGIGDSPLFWLIGDNSFWALLVVSVWKGWPFAFLTVMAGLQNIPRDMYEAAALDGAGVWKQVRHITLPSLRQVNQVLVLVLFLWTFNDFNTPFVLFGKAAPEAADLISLHIYQSSFQTWNFGTGSAMSVLLLLFLLLVTGVYLLLTTRGRKSSDA